In Gorilla gorilla gorilla isolate KB3781 chromosome 16, NHGRI_mGorGor1-v2.1_pri, whole genome shotgun sequence, the genomic window CACATGTGGATATATAAATACCCGCTTTAGTTCTTTTCCACAGTGAGAAGGAAGAGGACTCACTATCCTGGGACCTCCTACACATAGAACCTCCACTGGCCTGAGCATTCCTTCCCTTTGGTTTCTCACTCTCTATTCAAACTCTCCTTCATGATGATCAAGCGCCCCACCCCCCactcgccccgccccgccccgcagTTTCACGACCCTTCACAGCCTTCATTTTCTTCCAATTTCAAATTCACATAATTTGGCAATTAATACGTTGACTTTGGCACTATTCTTCCAGGCCATACGCCTATAAATCTCTCGAACAGTAACTGCAACTGTGAAGTAAGCATTAGAAGTTGACATccagccgggcgaggtggctcacgcctgtaatcccagtaatttgggaggccgaggcgggcggatcgcttgaggtcaggtgttcgagaccagcgtggccaacattgtgaaaccctgtgtctactaaaaatacaaaaattagccgggtgtggtagcacgtgcctctaatcccagctactgggaaggctgaggcatgacaatcgcttgaacccgggagacggaggttgcggtgagccgagatggcgccactgcactctagcctgggcgccagggcaagattccgtctcaaaaaaaagaaaaaaaagaaagaaaaaagttgacaACTAAAAGCAACGTAGCTTCAAAGCAAGAGGTCTGACGGTGGCTACCTTCGACCCAGGGTCACCGCGGCCAGTCATGACACAGGCCTAAGTTCACAACAGAAATCCTGCACGCGCAGAGCTCTAGCCCTTCTCCGGGACACCAGGGAGTCTCAGGCTAACGAAACCACCAAGGCACCGTCTCTTCCCGAGTCGGAGGGCGGCAGAGCACACAAACAGACCGCGGAGCCCCGGAGGCCGAGGAAGGCCCGACTCACCCTGCTATCTTGTTGCGGAGCTTTTTGCTGGGGATAATGGCGATCTCCTCGCACACGCGCTTGTTCGTGTGGAAGTCGTTGCCCAGGCGCGTGTAGTACTTTTCTATGATGACCCGGGCCGCCTTCTTCACGGTTTTGGTGCGAACGCGGCCCTGCGGGTGGAGAGGACAGGATCACTCACGAGCCAGCGCAACCTTCTGGGAAGAGTGCGGCGCCGAGCCCCGGCCGGTGTGGTTGGGGACCGCCGGCTGCGCTGAGCCGGAGGGCCCGGCTAAACAGTGCCGGGCGCCGGGCTTAATGCGGAAGCCGCCGGCCTGTTGCGCTCCAGCCTGACAGGGCTCTGCGCCTTCCCGGCCCAGGGCCTCTCTGTGGGCTGAGGACCGCGGGAAGCTGCAGATGGGGGACGATTGTGGAGGATGGCGGCCTGGAGCCAAAACACCTACCATGTTGGCGGGTCCTTGGTAAAAGAGGAAACAGGAAGCACAGGCGAAGCCTGTTAAAGCTTAGGCCAGAAAGCCGCTTCCGCCCGGCCACGGTCGCTCTGAGCCTACTCGGGAGCCACACAGCGCCCCCTGGCGGAGTGgagcgggggcggcggcggcgcgccCCTCCGGTGGGCAGGGTGTCTGTCCCGCCCCCGACGGCTCCTCCCTTTCCGCTCCCCGCTCCCCTTGGTTGACTTGGGCTCGCTTCTCTCCCCCATCTGATTTTTAATGGGACCGCCCGTGCGATGGGCTCTAGCGTAGCGTCCATCTCTTCCACACACGCCAGGGAGAGGAGAAGCATCCGGTCCTCGGGAGGACCGAGAAAGGAAGGCGATCCAGGGCCGTGGAACAATGAGGAAGTGGGGGATGGCGGCCGCCCAGGTCCCCCACTCAGTCCGCGGGCCGGAGACTTGTCAGGTAGAGACAGGGTGCGACTGGGCGAGACGTATCTCATTTCTTCCGGGCCTTTGCTCAAATGTCGCCTTATCAGAGGGCTTTCCCTTCAAACTTAGGTAAAAtaactccctcactatccctgCTTATATTTCCTAGCACTTGCCGTGTGATTCGGCTTATTTTTCTCAACTAGGGGTGAGCTCCATGACAGTAATGGTCATTTTGTTTAGCTAATTCCCAGTGCTTGAACAGCGCCTAGCACGTAACAACCTCTAACATTGACGTGAAGGGCCCAGCTCACCAGCAGAGCTCCCAACACCTCAGGCACCTTCTCCCATCCACTATCTTCAGGCTGTTCCTACCACACCCATCCTCAAACCAGGGCCTTCCGAAGCCACCAGCGCAGACTGCCCCGATGGGCCGCAGCCTAGGTAGGGCCCTGCCCCCTTCTTCCAACTCTGCTCCCTGGGCTGACAGCAGTCCTAGGCTCCCACCTGACAGGGGAAGGCTGAGCTGGCCAGGCTGGATGAGTTAAGCCCAGGGCTGTGCCTCATTCCTCAAACGCACCTTGGGTACTCCAGTCGGACTCTCAACTGATTGGGGATGGAAACCTGAAGGACAGGAAACCCTGGCAGCAAAAGTAGCAATGGGACAAAAGAAAAGGCCAGAATCTCAGAACTGCAGGAGCAAACTTCCAGTCAAGCTGCTGTCAGGCCCGAAGTGAAAgatcaggttttgtttttgtttttgagacggagtcttgctgtcgcccaggctggagtgcagtggcgcgatctcggctcactgcaacctctgcctcccaagttcaagcgattctcctgcctcagcctcccaagtagctgggattacaggcgtgcgccaccacgcccggctaatttttgtattttttttttttagtagagatggggttttgccattttggccaggctggtctccaacttctgacctcaggtgatccacccgccttgtcctcccaaagtgctgggattacaggagtgagccattgcacccagccagccttttttttttttttgagatagagtcttgctcagttgcccaggcttcagtgaAGTGACAATggtaacagctcactgcagcctcaatttcctgggctcacatgatcctgctgcctcagtctccctagtagctggaaccacaggcacacaccaccatgcctaattttttttttttttttttgtagaaatggggtctcctatgttgctcaggctggtctcaaacccctggggctcaagcaatcctcttgcctcagcctcccacagtgctgactgtaagcgtgagccactgtgcccagtctggcctctcctttttttattttatttatttatttatttatttatttagagacagtctcactctgttgcccaggctggagtgcagtggcatggtcttggctcaccgcaacctccacctcccgggttcaagagattctcctgcctgagcctcttgggtagctgggattagaggtgcctgcaaccaccacctggctaattttttgtattttcagtagagaaggggtttcactatgttggccaggctggtctcaaaatcctgacctcgtgatccacccaccttggcctcccaatgtgctgggattacaggtgtgagccaccgcgcccggccaggcctCTCCTTTCGTGAGGAGACTCCCCCACCTTGCCCAATAGTTCTTGCACCTCTCTCAGAAGAGACAGCTTCAGTATGCAGGGTTCCCTCCACCTCAGACTAAATTGGAGGTTCCCAAAGAATCGGTCCAACAGCTGGGCCTAGGCCAACtcgactgaaaaaaaaaaa contains:
- the RPS17 gene encoding small ribosomal subunit protein eS17 isoform X1, with the translated sequence MLLLSLACVEEMDATLEPIARAVPLKIRWGREASPSQPRGAGSGKGGAVGGGTDTLPTGGARRRRPRSTPPGGAVWLPSRLRATVAGRKRLSGLSFNRLRLCFLFPLLPRTRQHGPRSHQNREEGGPGHHRKVLHAPGQRLPHEQARVRGDRHYPQQKAPQQDSRVSRAFLGLRGSAVCLCALPPSDSGRDGALVVSLA